Proteins encoded in a region of the Verrucomicrobiia bacterium genome:
- a CDS encoding tyrosine-type recombinase/integrase: protein MTATPGRGRPRKSGFSVVRFRNPSGDLVWRVQGSADGRRVRENYPSEARALERRRELEREHLQAEPEPESLRATSLTREQLSEAEAAWVKLAQAEAGPGSLLGAVDVWLRMRAEGQLVPVVVYFGDAMDQFQTWVNQTPTLRDRTRKNLRTRLEKFRVRVGHRAIHEITPDDVDRLLNSRQVSARSRANDRLVLSRLMSWCMERPRCWIKSNPVSVVKVEVGELEEPTLLTVAQAEALLRAAQETDGGRMVPYLAVGLFAGIRNAELGRLTWGQFNLADGTVRLEGRQTKPGKARVVDLQPNLIAWLKWADAHGQRDLAYDQRSFVRVREAAGFIDWPVNAIRHTGLSFLLKRLGSFADTAMAGGNSEKMLREHYVGRVSAADTEKFFGLLP from the coding sequence ATGACAGCGACCCCTGGCAGAGGCCGGCCCCGCAAGAGCGGCTTCAGCGTCGTTCGGTTTCGGAACCCCAGCGGTGACCTCGTCTGGAGGGTGCAGGGTAGCGCCGACGGCCGGCGGGTGCGGGAGAACTACCCCAGCGAAGCCCGGGCTTTGGAGCGTCGCCGCGAACTGGAGCGCGAACATCTTCAAGCGGAACCGGAGCCGGAATCCTTGCGGGCCACCTCGCTGACGCGGGAACAGCTTTCGGAGGCGGAAGCCGCCTGGGTCAAGCTCGCCCAGGCGGAGGCTGGACCGGGCAGCCTCCTCGGTGCCGTAGACGTTTGGCTTCGGATGCGCGCCGAGGGCCAGCTCGTTCCGGTCGTTGTATACTTCGGCGACGCCATGGACCAGTTCCAGACCTGGGTGAACCAGACGCCCACGCTGCGCGACAGGACCAGGAAGAACCTCCGAACGCGCCTGGAGAAGTTCCGGGTCCGGGTCGGGCACCGTGCGATCCACGAGATCACGCCGGACGACGTGGACCGGCTCCTGAACAGCCGTCAGGTCTCCGCCCGCTCCAGGGCCAACGACCGTCTCGTCCTCTCCCGGCTCATGAGCTGGTGCATGGAGCGTCCCCGCTGCTGGATCAAGTCCAACCCGGTGAGCGTGGTGAAGGTCGAGGTTGGCGAACTCGAAGAGCCCACCCTCCTGACCGTGGCCCAGGCCGAGGCCCTGCTGCGCGCCGCCCAGGAGACTGACGGTGGCCGGATGGTGCCTTATCTCGCCGTCGGCTTGTTCGCCGGCATCCGCAACGCGGAGCTGGGGCGGTTGACGTGGGGGCAGTTCAACCTCGCCGATGGAACCGTGCGCCTGGAGGGCAGGCAAACCAAGCCGGGCAAGGCCCGCGTCGTGGACCTTCAGCCGAACCTGATCGCCTGGCTGAAGTGGGCTGACGCTCATGGCCAGCGCGATCTGGCCTACGACCAGCGCTCGTTCGTTCGGGTGCGGGAGGCGGCTGGGTTCATAGACTGGCCCGTCAACGCCATCCGGCACACGGGGCTCAGCTTCCTGCTCAAGCGGCTGGGCAGCTTCGCCGACACGGCCATGGCAGGCGGGAACTCCGAGAAGATGCTGCGGGAGCACTACGTGGGGCGGGTTTCGGCGGCGGACACCGAGAAATTTTTCGGCCTGCTGCCATGA
- a CDS encoding dienelactone hydrolase family protein, giving the protein MRGSLGLGIGLATWLAAAADHEVAWLDTVQRPPAFVAEHGHVLTPLLREEAGTLEDMRLDWEARRQGLRSRWLTFLGPLSRRHLAGGPAREAPRWSVLEEDRPNGVRRLLIRYAVESDQEVEAYLMFPGDGHSPRPGVVVFHSTVRQSILQPAGIEGEPEKAFGLRLAQQGYVTLSPRNFLWTANRSMDAAGQARRFLERHPGARGMDRMLLDGLVAVDVLASLPEVDSARLGCVGHSLGGKEALYLAAFDERIRATVSSEGGIGTRFSNWHDDWYLGPGIREAGFEREHHELLALVAPRAFLLIGGESADGDASWPFMDAALRIYRLYGPMARLGLFNHRQGHSVPPVAVERMEAWLRAYLR; this is encoded by the coding sequence ATGCGAGGATCTCTCGGACTGGGAATTGGGCTGGCCACCTGGCTGGCGGCTGCGGCGGATCACGAAGTGGCCTGGTTGGACACGGTGCAACGTCCACCCGCTTTCGTGGCGGAACACGGGCACGTTCTGACGCCACTGCTGCGGGAGGAGGCAGGGACGTTGGAGGACATGCGGCTGGACTGGGAAGCGCGACGGCAGGGGCTGCGATCCCGCTGGCTGACGTTCCTGGGGCCCCTTTCGCGCCGGCATTTGGCGGGGGGGCCGGCGCGTGAAGCCCCTCGGTGGAGCGTGCTGGAGGAGGATCGTCCCAACGGGGTGCGCCGACTGCTGATTCGGTATGCGGTGGAGTCGGATCAGGAGGTGGAGGCGTATCTGATGTTTCCGGGCGACGGGCATTCGCCGCGTCCGGGCGTGGTGGTGTTCCACTCGACGGTTCGGCAGTCGATCCTGCAGCCGGCAGGGATCGAGGGGGAGCCGGAGAAGGCGTTTGGACTGCGCCTGGCGCAGCAGGGGTACGTCACGCTCTCGCCGCGCAACTTCCTGTGGACCGCGAATCGAAGCATGGACGCGGCGGGTCAGGCGCGACGATTTCTTGAGCGTCACCCTGGGGCGAGAGGGATGGACCGGATGCTGCTGGACGGTCTCGTGGCGGTGGATGTGCTGGCGTCGCTGCCAGAAGTGGATTCGGCACGGTTGGGGTGCGTGGGGCACTCGTTGGGCGGCAAGGAGGCGCTGTACCTGGCGGCCTTTGATGAGCGGATCCGGGCGACGGTCAGCAGCGAGGGCGGCATTGGAACGCGGTTTTCGAACTGGCACGACGATTGGTACCTGGGGCCGGGAATCCGGGAGGCGGGCTTCGAACGGGAGCATCACGAACTGCTGGCCCTGGTGGCGCCGCGGGCCTTCCTGCTGATTGGCGGAGAATCGGCGGACGGGGACGCCAGTTGGCCCTTTATGGACGCGGCCCTGCGGATCTACCGCCTTTACGGACCGATGGCACGCCTGGGTTTGTTCAATCATCGACAGGGCCACTCGGTGCCACCGGTGGCTGTGGAGCGGATGGAGGCATGGTTGAGGGCCTACCTTCGTTGA
- a CDS encoding VCBS repeat-containing protein, with the protein MPPFVRPCFLAMGLYALIAQGGEAPQLDWIEGDGYRRLPLKPSTQGTGFTRLAPADLGITWTNYCSPARYSRRQNLMNGSGVALGDFDGDGWCDIYFCNLEGPNALYRNLGGWRFTNVTEQAGVAARHLLSTGALFADFNGNGLLDLHVTSFLGPDALFLNQGDGTFTNVIDQAGISIPGAATSSAAADLNGDGWLDLYVARFAVEAFLRDGAAIATRMVGGQPVVTGRPGRRLQILNNKLYESGEPDLIFLNQGGARFVPISWPDHFTDEQGKPFPAAPPDLGFTVQLRDINGDGFPDIFVCNDFQTPDRIWINDGKGRFREAPSLAIRNMSYASMGVDVADIDRDGFLDFYTVEMLPVDHFRHMTHVVRGADPDWRRPRDPFYRDEFSRSIMALNRGDGTYAEIGWYSATATSDWSWTPIFLDVDLDGYEDLIISSGYPHDVNDLDVAGGAGRGEGRRFNDSFVDQLLRYPPLDSPHLAWRNRGDRTFEDVSREWGFDFRVVTHGMALADLDNDGDLDVVGNSFNHAPLICRNEATGPRIAVRLVGQPPNTHGTGARIRVLGGPVPVQEQEMLTGGRYLSSDQHQRTFATGTNTSGLSIEVRWRDGTFSRVSRALPDNLYEIHQSGARPGPSPATPSETPSPHFVPVAVPPEMLHHDPDFDEFTRQPLLPWRQSFQGPGVLWLDGSHQDDDRVLIGNGRGGIPRSALVRPTPTGPEMGPDPIAWGTESPDDTLGLLAASFVEGTTTVLLATANYESASPGHPAVLRFDRTASGWSPGPALPGGSSSPGPMAVGDIDGDGDLDLVVAGRMVAGRYPEAADTRVFRNEGGRLEELAEAGRALAGIGLVTGALFADLTGDGTQELVLACEWGPLRVFRWSDGQPREITSNLGLDRVRGVWQGIAAADFDGDGRIDLVAGNWGRNSYQQRAPGGPWQLHFADLEGDGRVAIVESYWHPGERDQLPFRTRDTLATQLRWLPAAFPRHADFARANVSRLLGEHAPRFASVEATTLASVVLLNRGSHFDLIELPPEAQWTPIFGFAVADFDGDGNEDLFCVQNFFGPRDEDDRQDAGRGLLLVNDGTGRFAPVSGAHSGLRIHGEQRGAAVADLDADGRPDLLVTQNSGPLTAWLNRTGQPGLRVRLQGTAANPDAAGAQLRLLRDDGPGPLREVRLGSGRYSQDSRIQILGGVTPGTRLWWRFPGGAPQNAPIPDRAREIELSDKAGLRLVR; encoded by the coding sequence ATGCCGCCGTTCGTCCGCCCCTGCTTCCTGGCCATGGGCCTGTATGCCCTGATCGCCCAGGGAGGTGAAGCGCCCCAACTGGACTGGATCGAGGGCGACGGCTACCGGCGCCTTCCTCTGAAACCTTCGACCCAGGGAACGGGCTTCACCCGCCTTGCCCCTGCGGATCTGGGCATCACCTGGACCAACTACTGTTCACCCGCCCGATACTCGCGTCGCCAGAACCTCATGAACGGTTCGGGTGTGGCTCTCGGCGATTTCGACGGCGACGGCTGGTGCGACATCTACTTCTGCAACCTCGAAGGCCCGAATGCCCTCTACCGGAATCTGGGCGGCTGGCGGTTCACCAACGTGACCGAACAGGCCGGCGTCGCGGCACGCCACCTCCTCTCAACCGGCGCCCTGTTCGCGGACTTCAACGGCAACGGGCTTCTCGATCTGCACGTGACCTCCTTCCTGGGGCCGGACGCCCTCTTCCTGAATCAAGGTGACGGCACCTTCACCAACGTGATCGACCAGGCCGGGATCTCCATCCCGGGTGCCGCAACCTCCTCGGCCGCCGCGGACCTGAATGGCGACGGCTGGCTCGACCTGTATGTGGCCCGCTTCGCGGTGGAGGCGTTCCTTCGTGACGGTGCGGCCATCGCCACCCGCATGGTCGGTGGCCAGCCCGTGGTCACCGGCCGGCCCGGCCGCCGCCTCCAGATCCTGAACAACAAGCTCTACGAAAGCGGCGAACCTGACCTCATCTTCCTCAACCAGGGAGGCGCCCGCTTCGTCCCGATCTCCTGGCCCGACCATTTCACTGATGAACAGGGGAAACCGTTCCCCGCCGCGCCCCCGGACCTCGGCTTCACCGTCCAGTTGCGGGACATCAACGGCGACGGATTCCCAGACATTTTTGTCTGCAACGACTTTCAAACGCCCGACCGCATCTGGATCAATGATGGCAAGGGCCGGTTCCGCGAGGCCCCTTCCCTGGCCATCCGCAATATGAGCTACGCCTCCATGGGCGTGGACGTCGCCGATATCGACCGGGATGGATTCCTCGATTTCTACACGGTCGAAATGCTCCCCGTGGACCACTTCCGCCACATGACCCACGTGGTTCGCGGCGCCGATCCCGACTGGCGTCGTCCCAGGGATCCATTCTACCGGGACGAATTCTCGCGCAGCATCATGGCTTTGAATCGCGGGGACGGCACCTACGCCGAGATCGGCTGGTACTCCGCCACAGCAACCAGCGACTGGTCCTGGACGCCGATCTTTCTGGATGTGGATCTCGATGGATACGAGGACCTGATCATCTCCAGCGGGTATCCCCACGACGTCAACGATCTCGACGTCGCCGGCGGTGCCGGGCGCGGCGAGGGCCGGCGCTTCAATGACTCGTTCGTGGACCAACTCCTGCGCTATCCGCCCCTCGACTCACCGCACCTTGCCTGGAGGAACCGCGGCGATCGCACCTTCGAAGACGTCAGCCGCGAGTGGGGTTTCGATTTCAGAGTGGTCACCCACGGAATGGCGCTCGCCGACCTCGACAACGACGGCGACCTCGACGTCGTTGGCAATTCGTTCAATCACGCCCCCCTGATCTGTCGCAACGAAGCCACCGGTCCCCGCATTGCCGTGCGCCTGGTCGGACAGCCGCCCAATACCCATGGCACCGGGGCCCGAATCCGCGTCCTGGGCGGCCCTGTGCCCGTGCAGGAGCAGGAAATGCTGACCGGAGGGCGCTACCTCTCGAGTGACCAGCATCAACGCACGTTCGCCACGGGCACCAACACCTCCGGCCTCTCCATCGAAGTGCGCTGGCGGGACGGGACATTCTCCCGCGTTTCCCGAGCCCTCCCCGACAACCTCTACGAAATCCACCAGTCCGGAGCCCGGCCGGGTCCCTCACCTGCCACCCCATCCGAAACCCCTTCCCCGCACTTCGTCCCCGTCGCCGTCCCGCCTGAAATGCTCCACCACGACCCGGATTTCGACGAGTTCACCCGTCAGCCCCTGCTGCCCTGGCGCCAATCCTTCCAGGGACCCGGAGTCCTCTGGCTCGATGGCTCGCACCAGGATGATGACCGGGTCCTGATTGGCAACGGACGCGGAGGCATTCCGCGAAGTGCCTTGGTGCGTCCCACTCCGACCGGCCCCGAAATGGGTCCGGACCCGATCGCCTGGGGCACCGAAAGCCCGGACGACACACTGGGCCTCCTCGCAGCGTCCTTCGTCGAAGGCACCACCACGGTCCTCCTCGCCACGGCCAACTACGAATCGGCTTCGCCCGGCCACCCCGCCGTCCTGCGGTTTGACCGGACTGCCTCCGGTTGGAGCCCCGGACCTGCTCTGCCGGGCGGGAGCAGCAGTCCCGGGCCGATGGCGGTCGGGGATATCGATGGTGACGGGGACCTTGACTTGGTGGTGGCTGGACGGATGGTCGCGGGTCGCTACCCGGAGGCGGCGGATACCCGGGTGTTCCGCAACGAAGGCGGGCGCCTGGAGGAACTTGCGGAGGCCGGCCGGGCCCTCGCAGGCATCGGCCTGGTAACCGGCGCCCTCTTCGCCGACCTCACCGGAGACGGCACCCAGGAACTCGTGCTCGCCTGCGAGTGGGGTCCCCTGCGCGTCTTTCGCTGGTCCGACGGACAACCGCGCGAAATCACTTCCAACCTCGGTCTCGATCGGGTGCGCGGCGTCTGGCAGGGGATCGCTGCGGCGGACTTCGACGGGGACGGACGCATCGATCTCGTTGCGGGCAATTGGGGACGTAACAGCTACCAGCAGCGGGCCCCCGGCGGTCCTTGGCAGCTGCACTTCGCCGATCTCGAAGGCGACGGCCGGGTGGCCATCGTCGAGAGTTACTGGCATCCCGGCGAACGGGATCAACTGCCCTTTCGCACCCGGGACACTCTCGCCACCCAGCTGCGCTGGCTGCCCGCCGCCTTCCCCCGGCATGCCGATTTCGCCCGGGCCAATGTGAGCCGTCTCCTCGGAGAACACGCCCCGCGCTTCGCCTCCGTCGAGGCCACCACCCTCGCTTCCGTCGTCCTGCTCAATCGCGGCAGTCACTTCGATCTCATCGAACTTCCCCCCGAAGCCCAGTGGACCCCCATCTTCGGCTTCGCCGTGGCCGACTTCGACGGAGATGGCAACGAGGACCTCTTCTGCGTCCAGAACTTCTTCGGACCGCGCGACGAGGACGATCGGCAGGACGCCGGACGCGGACTGCTTCTGGTCAACGACGGAACCGGACGGTTCGCCCCGGTTTCTGGTGCCCACAGCGGCCTGAGGATCCATGGAGAACAGCGCGGAGCGGCCGTCGCTGACCTCGACGCGGACGGCAGGCCCGACCTGCTGGTGACCCAGAACTCCGGTCCACTGACCGCCTGGCTCAACAGGACGGGACAACCCGGACTTCGCGTGCGCCTGCAAGGCACCGCCGCCAATCCCGATGCAGCCGGCGCCCAGCTCCGACTTCTGCGCGACGACGGACCCGGTCCTCTGCGGGAGGTGCGCCTCGGCAGCGGGCGATATTCCCAGGATTCCAGGATCCAGATCCTCGGCGGGGTGACCCCCGGAACACGCCTCTGGTGGCGATTCCCCGGCGGCGCTCCACAAAATGCCCCAATCCCCGACCGGGCCCGGGAGATCGAACTGTCCGACAAGGCCGGACTGCGCCTCGTCAGGTAG
- a CDS encoding MerR family transcriptional regulator, protein MRLSFVYSTAVVQLQHPIQVVSRLTGLSPHVIRVWEKRYRAVTPARTETNRRLYTDDEVERLRLLGLATEAGHKIGIIAKLPLEDLQRLVRLTSGSAGGDANGTGESRGGNGHPAQGGQRWGGALGQERGLGAEGRASRELVQAAMERIRAYDADGLVQAMEQGAMHFGYSGLLHRIVCPLAREIGERWQRGEIAAAHEHFASAAIRDFLVRTGRPFALSDTAPRAVVGTPAGQLHELGAVMVAALASNLGWRTIYLGSSLPAAEIAGACKQNRASAVLLSLVYPSDDPQLGGEMVLLRKLLPPEAEIVVGGRASRSYGPFLKEIRAICPGDLDELRGVLEEMRESGMEGTD, encoded by the coding sequence ATGCGTCTATCCTTTGTCTATAGTACCGCGGTGGTTCAACTTCAGCATCCCATCCAGGTCGTCTCCCGCCTGACGGGTTTAAGTCCCCACGTGATCCGCGTGTGGGAGAAGCGTTATCGGGCAGTGACGCCGGCCCGGACGGAGACGAACCGTCGATTGTATACCGATGACGAGGTGGAGCGATTGCGGTTACTGGGATTGGCGACGGAGGCGGGGCACAAGATTGGGATTATCGCGAAGCTGCCCCTGGAGGATCTGCAGCGTTTGGTGCGGTTGACGTCGGGTTCGGCGGGGGGGGATGCGAACGGGACCGGGGAGAGCCGGGGCGGGAATGGTCATCCGGCCCAGGGAGGGCAGCGATGGGGTGGGGCATTGGGGCAGGAGCGAGGACTTGGGGCGGAGGGGCGGGCTTCCCGGGAGTTGGTACAGGCGGCGATGGAACGAATCCGGGCATACGATGCGGATGGACTCGTTCAGGCGATGGAGCAGGGGGCGATGCACTTCGGGTACAGCGGGTTGCTGCATCGAATTGTATGTCCGTTGGCGCGGGAGATCGGCGAGCGCTGGCAAAGGGGGGAGATTGCGGCGGCGCATGAGCACTTCGCCTCTGCGGCCATACGCGATTTTCTGGTGCGAACGGGACGTCCTTTTGCGTTATCGGACACGGCCCCGCGGGCGGTGGTGGGGACTCCCGCCGGGCAGTTGCACGAACTGGGGGCGGTGATGGTGGCTGCTTTGGCGAGCAACCTGGGATGGCGGACCATTTACCTCGGGTCGAGCCTCCCGGCGGCCGAGATTGCCGGCGCCTGCAAGCAGAACCGGGCTTCGGCGGTCCTGCTCAGCCTCGTGTATCCGTCGGATGACCCGCAGTTAGGGGGCGAAATGGTGCTTCTCCGGAAGCTGCTTCCGCCCGAGGCGGAGATAGTGGTGGGTGGCCGAGCCTCCCGTTCCTATGGACCGTTCCTTAAGGAGATACGGGCCATTTGTCCCGGCGACCTCGACGAGCTGCGGGGCGTGCTCGAGGAGATGCGGGAATCCGGGATGGAGGGAACGGACTGA
- a CDS encoding RNA polymerase sigma factor RpoD/SigA, whose protein sequence is MGMKKTLKRVGPKGSIDAAARRTPREAPRTSPPIHKDQPPQDPSLSAPLPKTNPIESVPRELGVRSPLEQYLREVCEVPLLTPDQEVELAQRIQKGDQRAREHMIRANLRLCVKIARDYEHHGVPLLDLVNEGNIGLMKAVDYFDPTKGAKFSTYSSWWIKQAIKRAVANQSRTIRIPIHLRDRIAHFWRAHSRLHDELKREPTDEEIADELGLPMSRIRKMRRAMLSTISLDAQLGDDDSSTISEVIADERSSTAYQDLEQRTRTDLVRELLDRLNDRELTILRQRFALEGGSEKTLEEVGVLFNLTRERIRQLQNIALTKLRKWIEQREALPDAA, encoded by the coding sequence ATGGGAATGAAGAAAACACTGAAAAGGGTCGGTCCCAAAGGTTCCATCGACGCAGCAGCCCGTCGCACCCCTCGTGAGGCGCCCCGAACGTCGCCTCCGATCCACAAAGATCAGCCCCCCCAGGATCCATCGCTGTCCGCGCCCCTTCCGAAGACCAATCCCATCGAGTCCGTCCCCCGCGAATTGGGCGTCCGATCACCCCTCGAACAGTACCTCCGCGAAGTGTGCGAAGTGCCCCTCCTGACGCCCGATCAGGAGGTGGAATTGGCCCAGCGCATTCAGAAAGGCGACCAGCGCGCCAGGGAACACATGATCCGCGCCAACCTCCGGCTGTGCGTCAAGATCGCCCGCGACTACGAACACCATGGAGTGCCCCTTCTGGACCTCGTCAACGAGGGCAACATCGGCCTGATGAAGGCGGTGGATTACTTCGATCCCACCAAGGGAGCCAAGTTCTCCACCTACAGCTCCTGGTGGATCAAACAGGCCATCAAACGGGCGGTGGCCAACCAATCCCGCACCATCCGCATCCCCATCCACCTCCGAGACCGTATCGCCCACTTCTGGCGCGCCCATTCCCGCCTGCATGACGAATTGAAGCGGGAACCGACCGACGAGGAGATCGCCGACGAGTTGGGCCTGCCCATGAGCCGGATCAGGAAGATGCGCCGGGCCATGCTCAGCACCATCTCCCTTGATGCCCAACTCGGAGATGACGACAGCAGCACGATCTCCGAGGTGATCGCCGATGAACGGTCGAGCACCGCTTATCAGGACCTCGAACAACGGACCAGGACGGACCTGGTTCGCGAACTCCTCGACCGCCTCAACGACCGGGAACTGACGATCCTCCGCCAGCGTTTCGCCCTAGAGGGAGGTTCGGAAAAAACCCTCGAAGAGGTCGGTGTCCTGTTCAACCTCACCCGAGAGCGCATCCGCCAGCTTCAGAACATCGCCCTCACCAAGCTGCGCAAGTGGATCGAACAGCGGGAGGCGCTCCCGGATGCGGCCTGA
- the crtI gene encoding phytoene desaturase → MSKEITIVGAGPGGLAASILLAASGQRVQILERLPSVGGRTSAIESNGFRFDLGPTFFLYPQVLRDIFAAGGADLDKEVPMVRLDPQYRLIFGGGGELRCTPDVAEMERQIAAIAPGDAPRFRNFLSENRTKMQAMLPCLQNPFPGWKSLLSLRLLRMLPMIRPHQSVDTYLKRFFHDPRIRLAFCFQSKYLGMSPFRCPSLFSILSFLEYEHGVFHPIGGCNALSQGMARLAERLGVRIRLNEPVEEILFEGRRAVGVRTRQARYRCDALVMNADFARGISRLVPNARRRRWTDQRLARKKYSCSTFMLYLGVEGRFDLPHHNIYIADDYRRNLEDIESRHVLSEDPSFYVENPSVTDPTLAPRDHSALYVLLPVSHQHPNIDWSRERSRFRELALDRIKAAGFDLAGRQIRFESILTPADWENRYEIYRGATFNLAHTLDQMLHLRPRNRFEEFDGMYLVGGGTHPGSGLPVIFESARISSRLVLEDLGVSPTWATSEDRLETPLPGTQPLSA, encoded by the coding sequence ATGAGCAAGGAAATCACCATCGTCGGGGCGGGGCCGGGCGGCCTCGCTGCCTCCATTCTGCTGGCCGCGAGCGGACAGCGCGTTCAAATCCTCGAGAGGCTCCCCTCCGTCGGAGGTCGCACGTCCGCCATCGAATCGAACGGATTCCGGTTCGACCTCGGTCCGACCTTCTTCCTCTATCCGCAGGTGCTTCGAGACATCTTCGCCGCCGGTGGGGCGGATCTGGACAAGGAAGTGCCCATGGTGCGGCTGGACCCGCAGTATCGCCTGATCTTCGGAGGGGGCGGCGAACTTCGTTGCACTCCCGATGTGGCCGAGATGGAGCGGCAGATCGCCGCCATCGCACCCGGCGACGCCCCGCGATTTCGCAACTTCCTGTCTGAAAACCGGACCAAGATGCAGGCCATGCTTCCCTGCCTGCAGAACCCCTTCCCCGGATGGAAAAGCCTTCTGAGCCTGCGGCTGCTGCGCATGCTTCCCATGATTCGCCCCCATCAGTCGGTGGATACCTACCTTAAGCGGTTCTTCCACGACCCCCGCATCCGGCTGGCCTTCTGCTTCCAGTCGAAGTACCTCGGAATGTCCCCGTTCCGTTGTCCCAGCCTCTTCAGCATCCTTTCCTTCCTCGAATACGAACATGGTGTCTTCCACCCCATCGGCGGCTGCAATGCCCTCAGCCAGGGAATGGCCCGCCTGGCCGAACGCCTCGGCGTCCGGATCCGCCTGAACGAACCCGTCGAGGAAATCCTCTTCGAAGGCCGCCGGGCCGTCGGCGTAAGGACCCGGCAGGCCCGCTACCGTTGCGATGCCCTCGTCATGAATGCCGACTTTGCACGCGGCATCTCGCGGCTGGTCCCCAACGCCCGCCGACGCCGGTGGACGGATCAACGCCTGGCCCGCAAGAAATACTCCTGCTCGACTTTCATGCTGTATCTCGGGGTCGAGGGCCGGTTCGATCTGCCTCATCACAACATCTACATCGCCGACGACTACCGCCGAAACCTCGAGGACATCGAGTCCCGCCACGTCCTCAGCGAGGATCCCTCGTTCTACGTGGAAAACCCCAGCGTCACCGATCCCACCCTCGCGCCCCGGGACCATTCGGCCCTCTACGTCCTTCTCCCCGTCAGCCATCAACATCCCAACATCGACTGGTCCCGCGAACGCTCCCGCTTCCGCGAACTGGCCCTCGACCGAATCAAGGCGGCGGGTTTCGACCTCGCCGGCCGGCAGATACGGTTCGAGTCAATCCTCACTCCGGCGGACTGGGAGAACCGTTACGAAATCTACCGCGGGGCCACCTTCAATCTCGCGCATACCCTCGACCAGATGCTCCATCTGAGACCCCGGAACCGTTTCGAGGAGTTCGATGGCATGTACCTCGTCGGCGGTGGCACCCATCCCGGCAGCGGCCTTCCCGTGATCTTCGAAAGCGCCCGCATCAGTTCGCGACTCGTCCTCGAGGATCTGGGAGTGTCCCCAACCTGGGCCACCTCGGAGGATCGCCTCGAAACACCTCTGCCGGGAACCCAGCCCCTGTCGGCGTGA